The window GAACCCAGGGACGGTCGAGCATCGAGATAAGTCCGTGTACGGAATGTTGAACTTCGGAAGGCGCTAGCATGCGGACTGTTGTTTTCAAGTACCGGGAGACCGTGGCATGGGGTATGCGTGTCGCCCTGACCGCGAGTGGCTCACTGTCCGATCGAGTTTCCGGCCTGTCTGGCACGGTGTTCCGTGTCGACACTGCGACCGCGAATGTCGGCGGGCCCGCATTGGACGCTTTGCATTCCGGGTTTCGGATGATGGAGGACGCTTTTCGCAGGCGCCACGGTGATCGTGGCGCCGAGATCATGGTCCATTCGGTCGACTTCGTAGTGACCGACTTCCAGGACGAGGCGGTAACGGCGGCGGTCATCTCGTGGGTTGTCGAGGAATTCGACTTGGAGCCAGTCCGGGTGGCGGTTCACTACTCACGGCCGACGGGGAGGTACGAGTTCGAGTTCGGCTAGGGCCTGCGGGGGGATCCGATCGATGACGTATTCGAGGAGGCCGCTGAGGGCCCCTCGGGCTTCGGCCTTTGGCATGATGCGACGGTGGAACCTGCTCTCCAAGCCCTGCTGAAGACGTTCGTGAGCGGCGAAGTGCAGGCTGCCACGCCCCTTCCTCAAGTCCTGGCCGACCTCGGGTGGCGCGTTGCCGGCAGACAAGCCGGCAACTGGGAGGAGTGGGGGCACGGCGACCTTCAAGGGGTCCGGGAGAGGTTCGGCGCGGTCGACGGATTTCGGGTGCCTGTGCTTCTCGTCGATCCGGAGGAGGGCGCCGACTTCGATGCTCTCTATGAGCGATTCGAAGGCGAGTTCGATCGCCTGGTCGCTTCGGCCGAAGATTGCCTCGGGGTGCCGTGCTTGAAATCCGAGTACGATGATCCGCCACTGCCGGTGCCCGGCCAGTTCGATCGTGCCGCTGTGTGGTCGATGGCGCCGTGGTCGCTAATGGTCTCTTTCCAGCACGAGGACAAGGAAGTCCCCTTGCGCCTGTCGATGTGGATCTTCGCGGGAACCATCAGTGGGCTTCCGTGAGCTCCGAGGTTGAGTACTGGTATGTCCTACAACCAAGACCTGGGCCGCAGCCTTCTGGGTCGGCTGTCGCCGACCGCTCGGCGGCGGGGCGGCTGACGGCGATGCCGGTGAGGTCCTGGACCGTCTGTATGCCTACACCGTTGCGGACTACCTGGAGGTCGACCGGTGTGGGCCGTCCGCCAAGCCTTTCGCTGACCTCAAAACCGACCGGCAAGTCGCGGATCTTCGTTATCTCGCTGCCCCGGACCGCCAGGTGGACGGTGCTGCAATCGAGTGGATGAGGAGCGGCTCGACAGATCTTCGCAACGGATACGCGGGGCGAATCCGCGAGATTCTCGTGTGTGGGCGGGCGACGTCGGAATGGGAGTATTCCCCGATCTCAGGCTATGAGGGTGCGGGTCAGGCAGTCGGCGGCCCAGGTGCGCCAGCGGTGGTGTGGCCAGCCCAGGTGGTCCACGAGCAGCAGATATGTTTCGGGGGAGAGTAGGGCCACCGCGGTGTCGGCGGCGGCCGTCACGTCCGTACGCAATGGGGCTTTTGTAGTGAGGGATTCGGCGAAGGTTCGCTGGACCTCGCGGTGATGGTTGATGCTCGTTGCGCAGACCTCGGCCAACTCGGGGTCGGTGGCCGCGTTTCGGATGATGTCCAGCAGGCGGGCCGCGCGCCGTAACACCTCGCCCACGCCCTCGACCTGCAAGGCGATCTGGCGATGCGGATCCGGCTCGGCCAGAGCCGCGTGCACCCACGGGCGATCGAGCGTCGGGATCGGCTCGTCGTCGCCGGCGATGGCCTGATCGAGGGCCGCGACCAGGACCGCCCGCTTGTTGCCGAACGAGTAGTAGATCGTCTGCTCGCTCACCCCGGCCGCCGCCGCGATGGCGTTGATGCTGGTCGTCGCATACCCGGACGCGGTGAACGTCGCCGTGGCGGCGGCGATGATGCGGGCTCGGGTGGCTCGGGCGCGTTCGGTCCGGCCGTCGGTTTTTCCGGTCACAGCACTTGACTATAGCGGCACTACAAAAACATTCTTAGAGCATGACTACAAAAACCTTGATCGTCGGTGGGTACGGCGCAGTCGGTCGGGAGGCCGCCGCCGGGCTGGCCGGGCACACCGAGGTCGTCGTCGCCGGCCGCAACCCGGACCAGGCGAAACATCCCACCGCGATCCGCCTCGACCTGCGTGACCCCGAACAGATCGACGCTGCCCTCGACGGGGTCGACGCCGTGCTGATGTGTGTCGAGACCGGCAACGCCCACCTCGCCCGAGCGTGCCTGGCCCGCGGCATCGGCTACGCCGACGTCACCGCCACCCCGTCAGTGATCGCCGACCTGGAGCAGGCCGGTGGCCGGGAAAAGAGCGGCGGGGAGAAGAGCGGCCGGGAGAATAGCGGGCCGGAGGTGCCCGGCAGCGGAACGGCGGCCGCCGTGCTCAGCGTCGGCATCGCCCCCGGCGTCACCAACCTGCTGGCCAGCCACGTCAGCACCCTCGCCCCCGGCGAGCCGGTCCGGATCGGGGTGCTGCTCGGCTCGGGGGAGCGCCACGGCACCGCCGCCGTCGCCTGGACCGTCGACGGCCTCGGACAGGAACAGGGCTCCTGGACGGCCGACTTCCCCGCCCCGTTCGGGCGCCGGACCGTGCACCGGTTCCCCTTCTCCGACCAGCACACCC of the Actinoplanes sichuanensis genome contains:
- a CDS encoding TetR/AcrR family transcriptional regulator, translated to MTGKTDGRTERARATRARIIAAATATFTASGYATTSINAIAAAAGVSEQTIYYSFGNKRAVLVAALDQAIAGDDEPIPTLDRPWVHAALAEPDPHRQIALQVEGVGEVLRRAARLLDIIRNAATDPELAEVCATSINHHREVQRTFAESLTTKAPLRTDVTAAADTAVALLSPETYLLLVDHLGWPHHRWRTWAADCLTRTLIA
- a CDS encoding NAD(P)H-binding protein, which translates into the protein MTTKTLIVGGYGAVGREAAAGLAGHTEVVVAGRNPDQAKHPTAIRLDLRDPEQIDAALDGVDAVLMCVETGNAHLARACLARGIGYADVTATPSVIADLEQAGGREKSGGEKSGRENSGPEVPGSGTAAAVLSVGIAPGVTNLLASHVSTLAPGEPVRIGVLLGSGERHGTAAVAWTVDGLGQEQGSWTADFPAPFGRRTVHRFPFSDQHTLKLPDVRTGLALDSRSSTALLGAANRPGVAKFLKRPAMRPLTDRIFGGLHLGSDGFAVIAEAGGLRASFTGHGQSRATGLVAAQVIRRLPELRPGIAHLEDLVDPTEFLTALTGDGFQLELPQHADHRGDVRPVLG